A genomic region of Trifolium pratense cultivar HEN17-A07 linkage group LG3, ARS_RC_1.1, whole genome shotgun sequence contains the following coding sequences:
- the LOC123915491 gene encoding probable serine/threonine-protein kinase At1g54610, whose protein sequence is MGCVFGKESSVEERREEVREAKVDVGVGGGSGREVENVKEGGEEKRIRHSRERRRRSSKQNPRLSNPSNNVHGEQVAAGWPSWLSKVAGEAINGLVPRRADTFEKLDKIGQGTYSNVYKARDTLAGKIVALKKVRFDNLEPESVKFMAREILILRRLDHSNVVKLEGLVTSRMSCSLYLVFEYMAHDLAGLATNPAIKFTEPQVKCYMHQLFSGLEHCHNRHVLHRDIKGSNLLIDNDGILKIADFGLASFFDPDHKHPMTSRVVTLWYRPPELLLGATEYSVGVDLWSAGCILAELLAGKPIMPGRTEVEQLHKIFKLCGSPSEEYWKKSKLPHATIFKPQQSYKRCIAETFKNFPPSSLPLIETLLTIDPDERLTATAALHSEFFTTKPYACDPSSLPKYPPSKEMDAKLRDEEARRLRAAGRANADGVKKSRPRERVGRGLPIPDANAELQANIDRRRLITHANAKSKSEKFPPPHQDGALGYPLGSSQHMDPIFDPPDIPFSSTNLSQRKSNIHTWSGPLVDPGGVGAPRRKKKHGR, encoded by the exons ATGGGTTGTGTGTTTGGTAAAGAGTCATCAGTGGAAGAGAGGAGAGAGGAAGTTAGAGAAGCAAAAGTAGATGTGGGTGTGGGTGGTGGTAGTGGTAGAGAGGTTGAGAATGTGAAAGAGGGTGGAGAGGAGAAGAGAATAAGGCATAGTAGGGAGAGAAGAAGACGATCTTCGAAGCAGAATCCGAGGTTGAGTAATCCATCTAACAATGTTCATGGTGAACAGGTTGCAGCTGGTTGGCCTTCTTGGTTATCTAAGGTTGCTGGTGAAGCTATCAATGGATTGGTTCCTAGGAGGGCTGATACTTTTGAGAAACTTGATAAG ATTGGGCAAGGTACATACAGCAATGTTTACAAAGCTAGGGATACATTAGCAGGGAAGATTGTTGCCCTAAAGAAGGTCCGTTTCGACAATTTAGAGCCCGAGAGTGTGAAGTTTATGGCAAGAGAGATTCTGATTCTTCGTCGTTTGGATCATTCCAATGTTGTCAAATTGGAAGGCTTAGTGACTTCAAGAATGTCATGCAGTTTATATCTTGTGTTTGAATACATGGCACATGATCTGGCTGGACTTGCTACCAATCCAGCGATTAAGTTCACAGAACCTCAG GTAAAATGTTACATGCATCAGCTATTTTCTGGGCTGGAACATTGTCACAACCGTCATGTGCTGCATCGTGATATAAAGGGTTCAAACCTTCTTATCGACAATGATGGAATTCTCAAGATTGCTGATTTTGGACTAGCTTCCTTCTTTGATCCTGATCACAAGCACCCGATGACAAGTAGAGTGGTGACATTATGGTATCGACCTCCAGAACTTCTTCTTGGAGCCACTGAATATAGTGTAGGCGTGGACCTATGGAGTGCTGGCTGCATTCTTGCTGAACTATTGGCTGGAAAACCTATCATGCCTGGTCGAACAGAG GTTGAGCAGCTACATAAGATATTTAAGCTATGTGGTTCTCCATCCGAAGAATATTGGAAAAAGTCAAAGTTGCCACATGCTACCATTTTTAAGCCTCAACAATCATACAAGCGATGCATAGCGGAGACTTTTAAGAATTTTCCACCATCATCCTTGCCACTGATTGAAACCCTTCTCACAATTGATCCTGATGAACGTCTGACTGCCACCGCTGCGTTGCATAGTGAA TTTTTTACTACAAAACCTTATGCTTGTGATCCCTCTAGCCTTCCTAAATATCCTCCCAGTAAAGAGATGGATGCAAAGCTACGGGACGAAGAAGCTAGAAG ATTGAGAGCAGCTGGTAGAGCAAATGCTGATGGTGTGAAGAAATCTCGTCCACGTGAGCGAGTAGGGAGGGGACTTCCCATTCCAGACGCCAATGCTGAACTGCAAGCAAATATTGAT AGACGGCGATTGATCACACACGCAAATGCTAAGAGCAAGAGTGAGAAGTTTCCTCCTCCACACCAAGATGGAGCTCTAGGCTATCCTTTGGGTTCTTCACAACACATGGATCCAATTTTCGATCCTCCCGACATTCCATTTAGTTCAACAAACTTGTCACAACGAAAATCAAATATCCATACTTGGTCTGGTCCATTGGTCGATCCCGGAGGCGTTGGTGCACCGAGGAGAAAGAAGAAACATGGAAGGTGA
- the LOC123915493 gene encoding protein SPEAR3-like: MDHSNNYYGEEAYFGNGNSSSSSRKGKKSNSNSDHNNKARKQPQRGLGVAQLEKIRLHSHQLQTPYHPPPPNYYNYHPSHFNYNEDPRVQMSYSPNSYAFQPHTTMMGLPEYERTNNIRYEDSQPRWQHANVIVENQSHSQTNITQPFLNLYDSQDIDMKKHRSGSLDSQTSDTQELDLELRLSLY; this comes from the exons ATGGATCATAGCAATAATTATTATGGAGAAGAAGCATACTTTGGAAATGGaaattcttcatcatcatcaaggAAAGGGAAGAAGAGTAATTCAAATTCAGATCATAATAATAAAGCAAGAAAGCAGCCACAAAGAGGACTTGGTGTTGCTCAATTGGAGAAAATCAGATTACATTCTCATCAATTGCAGACCCCTTATCATCCACCTCCTCCTAATTATTATAACTACCATCCATCTCATTTCAATTACAAT GAAGATCCAAGAGTACAAATGTCATACTCACCTAATTCATATGCCTTCCAACCTCACACTACTATG ATGGGCCTACCTGAATATGAAAGAACAAACAACATCAGATATGAGGATTCTCAGCCAAG GTGGCAACATGCCAATGTGATCGTGGAGAACCAATCTCATTCTCAAACAAACATAACTCAACCTTTTCTAAATCTATAT GACTCACAAGACATAGATATGAAGAAGCATAGGAGTGGTTCTTTGGATTCTCAAACAAGTGATACTCAAGAGCTAGATTTGGAGCTCAGATTATCTCTGTATTAA